Proteins encoded in a region of the Labrus mixtus chromosome 19, fLabMix1.1, whole genome shotgun sequence genome:
- the adcyap1a gene encoding adenylate cyclase activating polypeptide 1a isoform X2: MSSKATLALLIYGIIMHCSVHCSPVGLSFPSVRLDSEVYDEGGNSLPSLDYDREQMEARSAPSVAEDVYSMYFPQEKSGGKTLDDSSEPLSKRHSDGIFTDSYSRYRKQMAVKKYLAAVLGKSLEEIAFHPILQDIDFDALPDGDEFEAFLGDWLKQFSPEFPAL, translated from the exons ATGTCTAGTAAAGCGACTTTAGCCTTACTCATCTATGGAATCATAATGCATTGCAGCGTCCACTGCTCACCTGTGGGGCTTAGCTTTCCCAGTGTTAG ACTGGACAGTGAGGTTTACGATGAGGGTGGAAACTCTTTACCGTCGCTGGATTACGACAGAGAGCAAATGGAAGCGAGGAGCGCTCCGTCTGTGGCCGAGGACGTCTACTCCATGTATTTTCCACAAGAGAAAAG cGGGGGGAAAACACTGGACGACAGCTCGGAGCCTCTGTCCAAGCGACACTCAGATGGGATCTTCACAGACAGCTACAGCCGCTACAGAAAGCAAATGGCCGTCAAGAAATACCTGGCAGCCGTCCTGGGGAAAAG CCTTGAAGAAATAGCTTTTCACCCAATCCTACAAGACATAGACTTTGATGCCCTCCCGGACGGGGATGAGTTTGAGGCTTTTTTGGGAGATTGGCTGAAACAGTTCTCTCCCGAATTTCCG GCTTTGTGA
- the adcyap1a gene encoding adenylate cyclase activating polypeptide 1a isoform X3 encodes MSSKATLALLIYGIIMHCSVHCSPVGLSFPSVRLDSEVYDEGGNSLPSLDYDREQMEARSAPSVAEDVYSMYFPQEKSGGKTLDDSSEPLSKRHSDGIFTDSYSRYRKQMAVKKYLAAVLGKRYRQRIRNKGRRQAYL; translated from the exons ATGTCTAGTAAAGCGACTTTAGCCTTACTCATCTATGGAATCATAATGCATTGCAGCGTCCACTGCTCACCTGTGGGGCTTAGCTTTCCCAGTGTTAG ACTGGACAGTGAGGTTTACGATGAGGGTGGAAACTCTTTACCGTCGCTGGATTACGACAGAGAGCAAATGGAAGCGAGGAGCGCTCCGTCTGTGGCCGAGGACGTCTACTCCATGTATTTTCCACAAGAGAAAAG cGGGGGGAAAACACTGGACGACAGCTCGGAGCCTCTGTCCAAGCGACACTCAGATGGGATCTTCACAGACAGCTACAGCCGCTACAGAAAGCAAATGGCCGTCAAGAAATACCTGGCAGCCGTCCTGGGGAAAAGGTATAGACAGAGAATTAGAAACAAAGGACGCCGGCAGGCATATTTgtag
- the adcyap1a gene encoding adenylate cyclase activating polypeptide 1a isoform X1: MSSKATLALLIYGIIMHCSVHCSPVGLSFPSVRLDSEVYDEGGNSLPSLDYDREQMEARSAPSVAEDVYSMYFPQEKRTERHADGMFNKAYRKALGQLSARKYLHSLMAKRVGGGKTLDDSSEPLSKRHSDGIFTDSYSRYRKQMAVKKYLAAVLGKSLEEIAFHPILQDIDFDALPDGDEFEAFLGDWLKQFSPEFPAL, encoded by the exons ATGTCTAGTAAAGCGACTTTAGCCTTACTCATCTATGGAATCATAATGCATTGCAGCGTCCACTGCTCACCTGTGGGGCTTAGCTTTCCCAGTGTTAG ACTGGACAGTGAGGTTTACGATGAGGGTGGAAACTCTTTACCGTCGCTGGATTACGACAGAGAGCAAATGGAAGCGAGGAGCGCTCCGTCTGTGGCCGAGGACGTCTACTCCATGTATTTTCCACAAGAGAAAAG AACGGAAAGGCATGCAGACGGCATGTTTAATAAAGCCTACAGGAAAGCGCTGGGTCAGTTATCAGCCAGGAAATATCTTCATTCTCTGATGGCAAAGCGTGTAGG cGGGGGGAAAACACTGGACGACAGCTCGGAGCCTCTGTCCAAGCGACACTCAGATGGGATCTTCACAGACAGCTACAGCCGCTACAGAAAGCAAATGGCCGTCAAGAAATACCTGGCAGCCGTCCTGGGGAAAAG CCTTGAAGAAATAGCTTTTCACCCAATCCTACAAGACATAGACTTTGATGCCCTCCCGGACGGGGATGAGTTTGAGGCTTTTTTGGGAGATTGGCTGAAACAGTTCTCTCCCGAATTTCCG GCTTTGTGA